Proteins from a single region of Pseudomonas phenolilytica:
- a CDS encoding chorismate--pyruvate lyase family protein, producing MPELHTWLTANQLPTPLDPLQHDWLYVDKGSLTRRLTELAAGAFSVIPLHQAWEPLRDDECVALGVAPGSQGWVREVYLCGHGRPWVFARSVAARAALERSGMDLQGLGSRSLGELLFSDPAFARGTLEACRYPAAWLPPEHRQPDLWARRSRFSREHLGVLVAEVFLPELWQAAGIAP from the coding sequence GTGCCCGAACTCCACACCTGGCTGACCGCCAACCAACTGCCGACGCCGCTCGATCCGCTGCAGCATGACTGGCTCTATGTCGACAAGGGCTCGCTGACCCGTCGCCTGACCGAGCTGGCCGCCGGCGCCTTCAGCGTGATCCCGCTGCACCAGGCCTGGGAGCCGTTGCGCGACGACGAGTGTGTCGCGCTCGGAGTGGCGCCCGGCAGCCAGGGCTGGGTGCGCGAAGTCTACCTGTGCGGCCACGGCCGGCCCTGGGTATTCGCCCGCAGCGTCGCCGCGCGCGCCGCGCTGGAGCGTTCCGGCATGGACCTGCAGGGCCTCGGCAGTCGCTCGCTCGGCGAACTGCTGTTCAGCGATCCGGCGTTCGCCCGCGGCACGCTAGAAGCCTGCCGCTACCCCGCCGCCTGGCTGCCGCCGGAGCATCGCCAGCCCGACCTGTGGGCGCGCCGCTCGCGCTTCAGCCGCGAGCACCTCGGCGTGCTGGTGGCGGAGGTATTCCTGCCCGAACTCTGGCAAGCCGCCGGCATCGCGCCATGA
- the ubiA gene encoding 4-hydroxybenzoate octaprenyltransferase: MYLKLLQSCNRLHPRAWDFIQLTRMDKPIGIYLLLWPTLTALWIAAEGVPSLKHLFIFSAGVVLMRAAGCVINDFADRNFDGHVQRTSNRPLATGRIRVREAWILFAVLVTLAFGLVLLTNALTVWLSFGALAVASLYPFMKRYTYYPQVVLGAAYSWGILMCFTATRGTLPPEAWLLFIANVVWTVAYDTYYAMADREDDLKIGIRSTAILFGDADRVIILGLQGLMLFCLLLAGARFELGQWFHLGLALAAACYLWEFHYTRSRDRQRCFAAFLHNHWAGLAIFAGIVADYALKAG; this comes from the coding sequence ATGTATCTGAAACTCCTGCAATCGTGCAATCGCCTGCACCCACGCGCCTGGGACTTCATCCAGCTGACACGCATGGACAAGCCGATCGGCATCTACCTGCTGCTGTGGCCGACCCTCACCGCGCTGTGGATCGCCGCCGAGGGCGTGCCGAGTCTCAAGCATCTGTTCATCTTCAGCGCCGGCGTGGTGCTGATGCGCGCCGCCGGCTGCGTGATCAACGATTTCGCCGACCGCAATTTCGACGGCCACGTGCAGCGCACCAGCAACCGCCCGCTGGCCACCGGGCGCATCCGCGTGCGCGAGGCCTGGATACTGTTCGCCGTGCTGGTGACACTGGCCTTCGGCCTGGTGCTGCTGACCAACGCACTCACGGTCTGGCTGTCGTTCGGCGCGCTGGCGGTCGCCTCGCTGTATCCGTTCATGAAGCGCTACACCTACTACCCGCAGGTGGTGCTCGGTGCGGCGTACTCGTGGGGCATCCTGATGTGCTTCACCGCCACCCGCGGCACGCTGCCGCCGGAGGCCTGGCTGCTGTTCATCGCCAACGTGGTGTGGACGGTGGCCTACGACACCTACTACGCCATGGCCGACCGCGAGGACGATCTGAAGATCGGCATCCGCTCCACCGCCATCCTGTTCGGCGATGCCGACCGGGTGATCATCCTCGGCCTGCAGGGCCTGATGCTGTTCTGTCTGCTGCTGGCTGGCGCGCGCTTCGAGCTGGGGCAATGGTTCCACCTCGGCCTGGCGCTCGCCGCCGCCTGCTACCTGTGGGAATTCCATTACACCCGCTCACGCGACCGGCAGCGCTGTTTCGCCGCCTTCCTGCACAACCACTGGGCCGGCCTGGCGATCTTCGCCGGCATCGTGGCGGATTACGCGCTCAAGGCCGGCTGA
- the phoB gene encoding phosphate regulon transcriptional regulator PhoB has translation MNGKSILIVDDEAPIREMIVVALEMAGYECLEAENSQQAHALIIDRQPDLILLDWMLPGTSGIELARRLKRDELTADTPIIMLTAKGEEDNKIQGLEVGADDYITKPFSPRELVARLKAVLRRAAPTDSEAPIEVGGLLLDPISHRVTIDGKPAEMGPTEYRLLQFFMTHQERAYTRGQLLDQVWGGNVYVEERTVDVHIRRLRKALGEAYENLVQTVRGTGYRFSSKV, from the coding sequence ATGAACGGCAAGAGCATACTGATCGTCGACGACGAAGCGCCGATCCGCGAGATGATCGTCGTCGCCCTGGAAATGGCCGGCTACGAATGCCTGGAGGCGGAAAACAGCCAGCAGGCCCATGCGCTGATCATCGATCGCCAGCCCGATCTGATCCTGCTCGACTGGATGCTGCCCGGTACCTCTGGCATCGAGCTGGCGCGGCGCCTCAAGCGCGACGAGCTGACCGCCGACACCCCGATCATCATGCTCACCGCCAAGGGCGAAGAGGACAACAAGATCCAGGGCCTGGAAGTCGGCGCCGACGACTACATCACCAAGCCGTTCTCCCCCCGCGAGCTGGTAGCGCGCCTGAAGGCCGTGCTGCGCCGCGCCGCGCCGACCGACAGCGAGGCGCCCATCGAGGTTGGCGGCCTGCTGCTGGACCCGATCAGCCACCGCGTCACCATCGACGGCAAGCCGGCCGAGATGGGCCCGACCGAATACCGTCTGTTGCAGTTCTTCATGACGCACCAGGAGCGCGCCTATACTCGCGGCCAACTGCTGGATCAGGTCTGGGGCGGCAACGTCTATGTCGAGGAGCGCACCGTCGACGTGCATATCCGCCGACTGCGCAAGGCGCTTGGCGAGGCTTACGAGAACCTGGTCCAGACCGTACGCGGCACCGGCTATCGCTTCTCCAGCAAGGTCTGA
- the phoR gene encoding phosphate regulon sensor histidine kinase PhoR yields the protein MNQNWQGTLVRRLLLLLGACLLLGLVTGEYAWMLVLGLGGYLGWTFHQLRRLQHWLQRKDADQPPPDAAGVWGEVFDNLYQLQRRDLRLRGQLQAVIDRVQGSTAALKDAVIMLDSDGNLEWWNIAADRLLGLKKPQDIGHPITNLVRHPRFKDYFEGGQYDEPLELPAPVNDRLRLQITITRYGNSERLLVVRDVTRVHQLEQMRKDFVANVSHELRTPLTVIAGYLETLLDNPEQINPRLLRALQQMNQQTDRMQHLINDLLLLAKLEASNRPTDNQPIAVAPLLQSITSDARALSGSHAHRISLDADAALWLKGSETELRSAFSNLVFNAVKYTPGGGDIHIRWWSNEAGAHLSVEDSGLGIEPKHLPRLTERFYRVDSSRASNTGGTGLGLAIVKHVLLRHQGRLDINSSPGKGSTFTCHFPTSQIAQR from the coding sequence TTGAACCAGAACTGGCAAGGCACGCTCGTCCGCCGTCTCCTGCTCCTGCTGGGCGCCTGCCTGCTGCTCGGGCTGGTCACTGGCGAATACGCCTGGATGCTCGTGCTCGGTCTGGGCGGCTATCTGGGCTGGACCTTCCATCAGCTGCGCCGCCTGCAGCACTGGCTGCAGCGCAAGGATGCCGACCAGCCACCCCCCGATGCCGCCGGCGTCTGGGGCGAGGTGTTCGACAACCTCTACCAGCTGCAACGCCGCGACCTGCGCCTGCGCGGCCAGCTGCAGGCGGTGATCGACCGCGTGCAGGGCTCCACCGCGGCACTGAAGGACGCGGTGATCATGCTCGACAGCGACGGCAACCTGGAATGGTGGAACATCGCCGCCGACCGCCTGCTCGGCCTGAAGAAACCGCAGGACATCGGCCACCCGATCACCAACCTGGTACGCCATCCGCGCTTCAAGGACTACTTCGAGGGCGGCCAGTACGACGAGCCGCTGGAGCTGCCGGCGCCGGTCAACGACCGCCTGCGCCTGCAGATCACCATCACCCGCTACGGCAACAGCGAACGCCTGCTGGTGGTGCGTGACGTCACGCGGGTGCATCAGCTCGAGCAGATGCGCAAGGACTTCGTCGCCAACGTTTCCCATGAGCTGCGCACGCCGCTGACGGTGATCGCCGGCTATCTGGAGACGTTGCTGGACAACCCGGAGCAGATCAATCCGCGCCTGCTGCGCGCGCTGCAGCAGATGAACCAGCAGACCGATCGCATGCAACACCTGATCAATGACCTGCTGCTGCTGGCCAAGCTCGAAGCCAGCAACCGGCCGACCGACAACCAGCCGATCGCCGTCGCGCCGCTGCTGCAATCGATAACCAGCGACGCGCGCGCCCTTTCCGGCAGCCACGCGCACCGCATCAGCCTCGACGCCGACGCCGCGCTGTGGCTCAAGGGCAGCGAGACCGAGCTGCGCAGTGCGTTCTCCAATCTGGTGTTCAACGCGGTGAAATACACGCCTGGCGGCGGCGATATTCACATCCGCTGGTGGAGCAACGAGGCCGGCGCGCACCTGAGCGTGGAGGATTCCGGCCTGGGTATCGAGCCCAAGCACCTGCCGCGGCTGACCGAGCGCTTCTATCGCGTCGACTCCAGCCGCGCGAGCAATACCGGCGGCACCGGTCTCGGCCTGGCGATCGTCAAGCACGTGCTGCTGCGCCATCAGGGTCGGCTGGACATCAACAGCTCGCCGGGCAAAGGCAGCACCTTTACTTGCCATTTTCCGACGTCACAGATCGCGCAGCGCTGA
- a CDS encoding hemolysin family protein: MDPSPSYVAPSYFADFGLILFALFLVLLNGFFVAAEFAMVKLRATKVEAIASQHGWRGHILRTVHNQLDAYLSACQLGITLASLGLGWVGEPAFAHLLEPLLALVGIDNQALVHGIAFFTAFFIISYLHIVVGELAPKSWAIRKPELLSLWTAVPLYLFYWLMYPAIYLLNASANAILRLAGQGEPGAHHEHHYSREELKLILHSNRALNPSDQQIQVLASAVEMSELEVVDWANSREDLLQLEHDAPLGDILDTIRRHKYSRYPVYDSSQGEYVGLLHIKDLLLALAEDERLAEHFDLHDLLRPLERVSKHMPLNVLLNQFRQGGAHFVLVEEGDHKVIGFLTMEDVLEVLVGDIQDEHRKTERGILAYQPGKLLVRGDTPLFKVERLLNVDLDHVEAETLAGLIYETLKRVPEENEELQVEGLQIVVKKMRGPKIVLAKVLRQES; this comes from the coding sequence ATGGACCCTTCCCCCAGTTACGTTGCACCCTCCTATTTCGCTGATTTCGGCCTGATTCTGTTTGCCCTTTTCCTCGTCCTGCTCAACGGCTTCTTCGTCGCCGCCGAGTTCGCCATGGTCAAGCTGCGCGCCACCAAGGTAGAGGCGATCGCCAGTCAGCACGGCTGGCGCGGGCACATCCTGCGCACCGTACATAACCAGCTGGATGCCTACCTGTCGGCCTGCCAGCTGGGTATCACCCTGGCGTCGCTGGGGCTTGGCTGGGTGGGCGAGCCGGCATTTGCCCACCTGCTCGAACCGCTGCTGGCGCTGGTCGGCATCGACAACCAAGCGCTGGTGCACGGCATTGCCTTCTTCACCGCGTTCTTCATCATCTCCTACCTGCACATCGTGGTCGGCGAGCTGGCGCCCAAGTCCTGGGCAATCCGCAAGCCCGAACTGCTGTCGCTGTGGACGGCCGTGCCGCTGTACCTGTTCTACTGGTTGATGTACCCGGCGATCTACCTGCTCAACGCCAGCGCCAACGCCATCCTGCGCCTGGCCGGCCAGGGCGAGCCGGGCGCGCACCACGAGCACCACTACAGCCGCGAGGAGCTGAAGCTGATCCTGCACTCCAACCGCGCGCTGAACCCGAGCGACCAGCAGATTCAGGTACTGGCTTCGGCGGTGGAGATGAGCGAGCTGGAGGTGGTCGACTGGGCCAACTCCCGCGAGGATCTGCTGCAGCTGGAGCACGACGCACCGCTCGGCGACATCCTCGACACCATCCGCCGCCACAAGTACAGCCGCTACCCGGTGTACGACAGCAGCCAGGGCGAGTACGTCGGCCTGCTGCACATCAAGGACCTGCTGCTGGCGCTGGCCGAGGACGAACGACTGGCCGAGCACTTCGACCTGCACGATCTGCTGCGGCCGCTGGAACGTGTCTCCAAGCACATGCCGCTCAACGTGCTGCTCAACCAATTCCGCCAGGGGGGCGCGCATTTCGTGCTGGTGGAGGAAGGCGATCACAAGGTGATTGGCTTCCTGACCATGGAAGACGTGCTCGAGGTGCTGGTCGGCGACATCCAGGACGAGCACCGCAAGACCGAGCGCGGCATCCTCGCCTACCAGCCCGGCAAGTTGCTGGTGCGCGGCGACACGCCACTGTTCAAGGTCGAGCGTCTGCTGAATGTCGACCTCGACCATGTCGAGGCCGAAACGCTGGCTGGCCTGATCTACGAAACCCTCAAGCGGGTTCCCGAGGAAAACGAGGAGCTGCAGGTCGAAGGCCTGCAGATCGTGGTCAAGAAGATGCGCGGGCCGAAGATCGTGCTGGCCAAGGTACTTCGCCAGGAGTCCTAG
- a CDS encoding peptidoglycan DD-metalloendopeptidase family protein, producing the protein MLGRLLPLLGLSLLASPALALTIYKYTDANGVVTYSDQAAPGSQVFVFRDRMVEKLDNQVKLETRKHAAGETLVVRNDLFAPVDIELKLEGVSNAVGAPAEPIRWVLPPRSQIRLATLAPRDASKPLRYTPKLRHALGDPRLLPKPYKYPLPWRGGPFRLTQGANGQYSHFTPKGRHAVDIAMPEGTPIIAARGGMVVKVENQQSGRGTNPAGNFVRILHDDGTMGVYLHLMKGSVTVQEGQRVATGTRLARSGNTGNSTGPHLHFVVQRNVGLAVESIPFAFSQPVDSLPNFAVGGE; encoded by the coding sequence ATGCTGGGGCGTCTTCTTCCTTTGCTCGGGCTGTCGCTGCTGGCCTCGCCCGCGCTGGCTCTGACCATCTACAAGTACACCGATGCCAATGGCGTGGTGACCTACAGCGACCAGGCTGCGCCCGGTTCGCAGGTGTTCGTCTTCCGCGACCGCATGGTGGAGAAGCTCGACAATCAGGTGAAGCTGGAAACCCGCAAGCATGCGGCCGGTGAAACGCTGGTGGTGCGCAACGACCTGTTCGCCCCGGTGGATATCGAGCTGAAGCTGGAGGGGGTCAGCAATGCGGTGGGTGCCCCGGCCGAGCCGATCCGCTGGGTGCTGCCGCCGCGCAGCCAGATTCGCCTGGCCACGCTGGCGCCGCGCGATGCCAGCAAGCCGCTCCGCTACACGCCCAAGCTGCGTCATGCGCTGGGCGATCCGCGACTGCTGCCCAAGCCCTATAAGTATCCGCTGCCCTGGCGTGGCGGGCCGTTCCGCCTGACCCAGGGCGCCAACGGCCAGTACAGCCACTTCACGCCCAAGGGGCGGCATGCGGTGGATATCGCCATGCCCGAGGGCACGCCGATCATCGCGGCGCGTGGCGGCATGGTGGTGAAGGTGGAAAATCAGCAGAGCGGGCGTGGTACCAACCCGGCCGGCAACTTCGTGCGCATCCTGCACGACGACGGCACGATGGGCGTCTACCTGCACCTGATGAAGGGCTCGGTGACGGTGCAGGAAGGTCAGCGGGTGGCCACCGGCACGCGCCTGGCACGCTCCGGCAATACCGGCAACAGCACCGGGCCGCACCTGCATTTCGTCGTGCAACGCAACGTCGGCCTGGCGGTCGAGTCGATTCCCTTCGCCTTCTCCCAGCCGGTCGACAGCCTGCCGAATTTCGCGGTGGGCGGCGAGTAA
- a CDS encoding response regulator, translating to MSKVSVLIVDDAPFIRDLVKKGLRGHFPGIGIEEAVNGRKAQQMLGRERFDLILCDWEMPEMSGLELLTWCRAQEALKTTPFIMVTSRGDKENVVQAIQAGVSDYIGKPFTNEQLTSKVRKALGRAGKLDALAASAPVRALSPGMANDSLAALTGGKAEVVRPAPAAAPIAASPLLQPAAAPAASKPAAATGGRGQGQLRLAAGTLACVIKALSLKEALLVVRRGELLPQVLESAVLDLEQGEGGEIARLNGYLHAVAALEPKPDSEWLQLSFRFVDRDAQKLDYLSRLIARGTAQKHFVPGA from the coding sequence ATGAGCAAGGTCAGTGTGTTGATAGTGGATGATGCGCCGTTCATTCGCGATCTGGTGAAGAAGGGGCTGCGCGGACACTTTCCCGGCATCGGCATCGAGGAGGCCGTCAACGGCCGCAAGGCGCAGCAGATGCTCGGTCGCGAGCGCTTCGACCTGATCCTCTGTGATTGGGAAATGCCGGAAATGTCCGGCCTCGAGCTGCTCACCTGGTGCCGCGCGCAGGAGGCACTGAAGACCACTCCGTTCATCATGGTGACCAGCCGCGGCGACAAGGAGAACGTCGTGCAGGCGATCCAGGCCGGGGTTTCGGACTACATCGGCAAGCCGTTCACCAACGAGCAACTGACCAGCAAGGTGCGCAAGGCACTCGGCCGCGCCGGCAAGCTCGACGCGCTGGCCGCCAGTGCGCCGGTGCGCGCGCTGTCGCCCGGGATGGCCAACGACTCGCTGGCCGCGCTGACCGGTGGCAAGGCCGAGGTGGTGCGTCCCGCGCCGGCCGCTGCGCCGATTGCCGCTTCTCCGCTGCTGCAGCCAGCCGCCGCGCCAGCCGCGAGCAAGCCGGCCGCGGCAACCGGCGGCCGCGGGCAAGGCCAACTGCGTCTGGCGGCCGGTACGCTGGCGTGCGTGATCAAGGCGCTGAGCTTGAAGGAGGCGCTGCTGGTGGTGCGTCGCGGCGAGCTGCTGCCGCAGGTGCTGGAAAGCGCCGTGCTCGATCTGGAGCAGGGCGAGGGCGGCGAGATCGCTCGGCTGAACGGCTACCTGCACGCAGTGGCCGCGCTGGAGCCCAAGCCCGACAGCGAGTGGCTGCAGCTGTCGTTCCGCTTCGTCGACCGCGATGCGCAGAAGCTCGATTACCTGTCGCGACTGATCGCGCGCGGCACCGCGCAGAAGCACTTCGTGCCCGGCGCCTGA
- a CDS encoding universal stress protein, translating into MVQHILVAHDLSPEADLALRRAAQLAQQSGARLSLLHVLDSRGEPQDEALVRADLQARLQANGAATAQLWLRHGQPVEEVLTQAQGLEADLLVLGRHHRHSSLGFAGTTLERILLASPAPLLLAAHPAVEPYSCALAALDFSPCANRALQIAWRLLPASGELHALHIHEVAEIHGADADALALEHELFEQLVEDVQATLPDSGATLSYSLHQGERNNCLEAALDELHPQLLALGGHSRGELSSALLGSLTRQFLDQPPCDVLVAR; encoded by the coding sequence ATGGTTCAGCACATTCTCGTCGCCCACGATCTCAGCCCCGAAGCCGACCTCGCCCTGCGCCGCGCCGCGCAGCTGGCGCAGCAGAGCGGTGCCCGGCTGAGCCTGCTGCATGTGCTCGACAGTCGGGGCGAGCCGCAGGACGAAGCCCTCGTGCGCGCCGATCTGCAGGCGCGCCTGCAAGCCAATGGCGCGGCGACGGCGCAACTGTGGCTGCGACACGGCCAGCCGGTGGAAGAGGTACTGACCCAGGCACAGGGGTTGGAAGCCGACCTGCTGGTCCTGGGCCGCCACCATCGCCACTCCAGCCTGGGCTTCGCCGGCACCACGCTGGAACGCATCCTGCTGGCCAGCCCGGCGCCGCTGCTGCTGGCAGCCCATCCGGCAGTCGAGCCGTACAGTTGCGCGCTCGCCGCGCTGGACTTCTCACCCTGCGCCAACCGCGCGCTGCAGATCGCCTGGCGACTGCTGCCGGCCAGCGGCGAGCTGCACGCCCTGCATATCCACGAAGTGGCCGAGATTCACGGTGCGGATGCCGATGCGCTGGCGCTGGAGCACGAACTGTTCGAGCAACTGGTCGAGGATGTTCAGGCCACGCTGCCGGACAGCGGCGCCACGCTGAGCTACAGCCTGCATCAGGGCGAGCGCAACAACTGCCTGGAGGCGGCACTGGACGAACTGCATCCGCAGTTGCTGGCGCTGGGCGGGCACAGTCGCGGCGAACTCAGCAGCGCCCTGCTCGGCAGCCTGACGCGGCAGTTCCTCGACCAACCGCCGTGCGACGTGCTGGTGGCGCGCTAG
- a CDS encoding ParA family protein, whose product MRRVVFNQKGGVGKSSIACNLAAVSAAQGYRTLLVDLDAQGNSTHYLTGLTGEDVPTGIADFFKQVLASGPAGKKARPPIFETPFDNLHLITATAELADLQPKLEAKHKINKLRKLLDNLADDYERIYLDTPPALNFYTVSALIAADRCLIPFDCDSFSRQALYGLLDEIEDLREDHNEALEVEGIVVNQFQPRAALPQQMIAELLEEGLPVLPVNLMSSVRMRESHQACMPLIHFDPRHKLSLQFVELHDLIES is encoded by the coding sequence ATGCGCAGGGTGGTGTTCAATCAGAAAGGCGGCGTCGGCAAATCCAGCATCGCCTGCAATCTGGCGGCGGTGAGCGCGGCCCAGGGTTATCGCACGCTGCTGGTGGATCTCGATGCACAGGGCAATTCGACGCACTACCTGACGGGCCTGACGGGCGAGGACGTGCCGACCGGGATCGCCGATTTCTTCAAGCAGGTGCTGGCCAGCGGCCCGGCCGGCAAGAAGGCGCGACCGCCCATCTTCGAAACGCCGTTCGACAACTTGCACCTGATCACCGCGACCGCCGAGCTGGCCGACCTGCAACCTAAGCTGGAGGCCAAGCACAAGATCAACAAGCTGCGCAAACTGCTCGACAACCTCGCCGACGACTACGAGCGGATTTATCTCGATACGCCGCCGGCCCTGAACTTCTACACCGTTTCGGCGCTGATCGCCGCCGACCGCTGCCTGATTCCCTTCGACTGCGACAGTTTCTCGCGCCAGGCGCTGTACGGCCTGCTGGATGAGATCGAAGACCTGCGTGAGGACCACAACGAGGCGCTGGAGGTCGAAGGCATCGTGGTCAATCAGTTCCAGCCGCGTGCCGCGCTGCCGCAGCAGATGATCGCCGAGCTGCTGGAGGAGGGCCTGCCGGTGCTACCGGTCAACCTGATGAGTTCGGTGCGCATGCGCGAATCGCACCAGGCGTGCATGCCGCTGATCCACTTCGACCCGCGGCACAAGCTGAGCCTGCAGTTCGTCGAGCTGCATGATCTGATCGAAAGCTAG
- a CDS encoding ABC transporter substrate-binding protein, with protein sequence MRLSAIATATLAAALATPASAAEISDGKVKIGILNDQSGVYADFGGKWSYEAAKMAAEDFGGKVQGMPIEIVTADHQNKPDIASNIARQWYDREQVDAIMELTTSSVALAVQGISKSKKKINLVTGAATTELTGKQCSPYGFHWAYDTHALAVGTGGALVSQGGDSWYFLTADYAFGYSLEEQTAKFVKSKGGEVKGAVRHPLATTDYSSFLLQAQSSGAKVIGLANAGLDTANSIKQAAEFGIVAGGQRLAALLFTLAEVHGLGLDAAQGLTLTESFYWDRDDQSREFGERFFKRTGRMPNMIHAGTYSGVMQYLKAIDKVGSDATEPVAKAMHEMPVDDVFARNAKVGANGRLISDVYLMEVKKPEESKRDWDYYKVLATVPGDEAYLKPADSGCELVGQ encoded by the coding sequence ATGAGACTTTCCGCCATCGCAACAGCAACCCTCGCGGCCGCACTCGCCACCCCGGCATCCGCCGCCGAGATTTCCGACGGCAAGGTGAAGATCGGCATCCTCAACGACCAGTCGGGGGTGTATGCCGACTTCGGCGGCAAATGGTCGTACGAGGCGGCGAAGATGGCCGCCGAGGACTTCGGCGGCAAGGTGCAGGGCATGCCGATCGAGATCGTCACCGCCGACCACCAGAACAAGCCGGACATCGCCTCCAACATCGCGCGACAGTGGTACGACCGCGAGCAGGTGGACGCGATCATGGAGCTGACCACCTCCTCCGTGGCGCTGGCGGTGCAGGGCATTTCCAAGAGCAAGAAGAAGATCAACCTGGTCACCGGCGCCGCCACCACCGAGCTGACCGGCAAGCAGTGCTCGCCCTACGGCTTCCACTGGGCCTACGACACCCATGCGCTGGCGGTCGGCACCGGCGGCGCGCTGGTGTCCCAGGGCGGCGACAGCTGGTACTTCCTCACCGCCGACTACGCCTTCGGCTACTCGTTGGAGGAGCAGACCGCCAAGTTCGTCAAATCCAAGGGCGGCGAGGTCAAGGGCGCAGTGCGCCACCCGCTGGCCACCACAGATTATTCGTCCTTCCTGCTGCAGGCGCAGTCGTCCGGCGCCAAGGTCATCGGTCTGGCCAACGCCGGCCTGGATACCGCCAACAGCATCAAGCAGGCCGCGGAGTTCGGCATCGTCGCCGGCGGCCAGCGCCTCGCCGCGCTGCTGTTCACCCTCGCCGAGGTACACGGCCTGGGCCTCGACGCCGCGCAGGGGCTGACCCTTACCGAGAGCTTCTACTGGGACCGTGACGACCAATCCCGCGAGTTCGGCGAGCGCTTCTTCAAGCGCACCGGGCGCATGCCCAACATGATCCATGCCGGCACCTACTCCGGGGTCATGCAGTATCTCAAGGCGATCGACAAGGTCGGCAGCGACGCCACCGAGCCGGTGGCCAAGGCGATGCACGAGATGCCGGTCGACGACGTCTTCGCACGCAACGCCAAGGTCGGCGCCAACGGCCGGCTGATCAGCGACGTCTACCTGATGGAGGTGAAAAAGCCGGAGGAAAGCAAGCGCGACTGGGACTATTACAAGGTGCTGGCCACCGTGCCGGGCGACGAGGCCTACCTCAAGCCGGCCGACAGCGGCTGCGAGCTGGTCGGGCAATGA
- a CDS encoding ABC transporter ATP-binding protein, translating into MSAAAARPEAPATPQAHPVLLAARGLRKEFGGFVAVNNVDLDVRHARVHALIGPNGAGKTTVFNLLTKFLQPTAGSIHLLDQDITRTDPAKVARMGLVRSFQISAVFPHLSVLDNVRVALQRPNGLASQCWLPLRSLNRLNGRAMQLLESVGLADRRHEPAADLSYGRKRVLELATTLALEPKVLLLDEPLAGMGHEDVHVVADIIREVATERAVLMVEHNLKVVADLCHQVTVLQRGEILTSGDYRSVSQDERVRVAYMGTEDD; encoded by the coding sequence ATGAGCGCAGCGGCGGCACGGCCAGAGGCGCCCGCGACGCCGCAAGCGCATCCGGTGCTGCTTGCGGCGCGTGGCCTACGCAAGGAGTTCGGCGGCTTTGTCGCGGTCAACAACGTCGACCTCGACGTGCGCCATGCGCGGGTGCATGCGCTGATCGGCCCCAACGGCGCAGGCAAGACCACGGTGTTCAACCTGCTGACCAAGTTCCTGCAGCCCACCGCCGGCAGCATCCATCTGCTCGATCAGGACATCACCCGCACCGATCCGGCCAAGGTGGCGCGCATGGGGCTGGTGCGCTCGTTCCAGATCTCCGCGGTGTTCCCGCACCTCTCGGTGCTGGACAACGTGCGCGTGGCGTTGCAGCGCCCAAACGGGCTGGCCAGCCAGTGCTGGCTGCCGCTGCGCTCGCTCAACCGGCTCAACGGCCGCGCCATGCAGCTGCTCGAATCCGTGGGACTGGCTGACCGCCGTCACGAGCCGGCGGCCGATCTGTCCTACGGGCGCAAGCGCGTGCTGGAGCTGGCCACCACGCTGGCGCTGGAGCCCAAGGTGCTGCTGCTCGACGAGCCGCTGGCCGGCATGGGCCACGAGGATGTGCACGTGGTGGCCGACATCATCCGCGAGGTGGCCACCGAGCGCGCGGTGCTGATGGTCGAGCACAACCTCAAGGTGGTTGCCGATCTCTGCCATCAGGTGACCGTGCTGCAACGCGGCGAAATTCTCACCTCCGGCGATTACCGCAGCGTCAGTCAGGACGAGCGCGTGCGGGTGGCCTACATGGGGACCGAAGATGACTGA